A single region of the Epinephelus moara isolate mb chromosome 14, YSFRI_EMoa_1.0, whole genome shotgun sequence genome encodes:
- the nubpl gene encoding iron-sulfur protein NUBPL, translating to MAQLIYSRLSHILRISVNKHSVLRTGTEIKPGPACCVQFARCHRSVDSKTLQERQKQQMAKGLPKQKPITGVKQVIVVASGKGGVGKSTTAVNLALGLMANNPLKSVGLLDADVHGPSIPKLMNLKGNPELSDNNLMIPLTNYGVPCMSMGFLVDEVAPIVWRGLMVMSALEKLLRQVHWGSLDYLVVDMPPGTGDVQLSISQNIPVSGAVIVSTPQDIALLDARRGAEMFKKVNVPVLGLVQNMSVFQCPKCNHQTHIFGSDGARQLADTLGVNFLGDIPLHLNIREMSDRGTPVVVSSPDSPEAEAYRKVASAVVQRLEEVNT from the exons ATGGCTCAGCTCATTTACAGCAGACTGTCGCATATACTGAGAATATCCGTTAATAAACACTCAGTGTTACGAACCGGGACAGAAATAAAACCGGGACCTGCGTGTTGTGTTCAGTTCGCACGCTGCCAC AGGTCAGTGGACAGTAAGACGCTACAGGAGAGGCAGAAGCAGCAGATGGCGAAAGGTCTTCCCAAACAGAAGCCCATCACGGGGGTCAAACAGGTCATCGTTGTGGCTTCAGGGAAAGGTGGCGTGGGCAAATCAACCACTGCAG tgaATTTAGCTCTTGGATTGATGGCGAACAATCCG ctcaaatcagTTGGTCTGCTGGATGCCGACGTTCACGGCCCCTCGATTCCCAAACTGATGAACCTGAAGGGAAACCCGGAGCTCAGCGACA ACAATCTGATGATCCCTCTCACCAACTACGGGGTTCCTTG CATGTCGATGGGGTTCCTGGTGGACGAAGTGGCTCCGATCGTGTGGAGGGGGCTGATGGTGATGTCAGCGTTAGAGAAACTGCTCAGACAG GTGCACTGGGGGTCGTTGGACTATCTGGTAGTCGACATGCCTCCTGGGACGGGAGACGTCCAGCTGTCTATCTCACAGAACATTCCAGTCTCAG gTGCGGTCATTGTGTCAACGCCGCAGGACATCGCTCTCCTCGACGCTCGCAGAGGAGCCGAGATGTTCAAGAAAGTTAACGTGCCGGT TCTCGGTCTGGTGCAGAACATGAGCGTCTTCCAGTGTCCCAAGTGTAACCACCAGACTCACATCTTTGGCTCTGATGGGGCCCGACAGCTCGCAGACACTCTGGGAGTCAATTTCTTAG GTGACATTCCTCTTCATCTCAACATCAGAGAGATGTCAGACAGAGGAACACCAGTGGTCGTCTCCTCTCCTGACAGCCCAGAG GCGGAGGCGTACAGGAAGGTGGCGTCTGCTGTGGTCCAAAGACTTGAGGAAGTCAACACTTGA
- the dtd2 gene encoding D-aminoacyl-tRNA deacylase 2: MAEKGGAPVARVLLQQCLQARLQVKPAEENSEAQFVQIDRGMVIYICFFKGATDDILPKMVSTLLNLRLCESDSGKMVSVLELPGSVLIVPQATLGGKAKGRAMQYHNNISKEDGLRLYGDFVSLCEKELTAASAEVTVKHGTYGNRQVLKLDTNGPYTHLMEF, encoded by the exons ATGGCGGAGAAAGGCGGTGCTCCTGTGGCCCGggtgctgctgcagcagtgtCTGCAGGCCAGACTGCAGGTGAAGCCAGCAGAGGAAAACTCAGAGGCTCAGTTTGTCCAG ATCGACAGAGGAATGGTGATCTACATCTGCTTCTTTAAAGGAGCCACAGACGACATCCTGCCCAAAATGG tGTCCACGCTGTTGAACCTGCGTCTGTGTGAGTCCGACTCTGGGAAGATGGTGTCAGTGCTGGAGCTTCCCGGCAGCGTGCTGATCGTCCCCCAGGCCACGCTGGGCGGGAAGGCCAAAGGCAGGGCCATGCAGTACCacaacaacatcagcaaagAGGACGGACTGCGGCTCTACGGAGACTTCGTTTCTCTGTGTGAGAAGGAACTGACGGCTGCTTCAGCTGAAGTGACGGTGAAACACGGGACGTATGGAAACAGACAAGTGCTGAAGCTCGACACCAACGGACCCTACACACATCTGATGGAGTTCTGA
- the LOC126401451 gene encoding uncharacterized protein LOC126401451 gives MPSFDLLNKVELFMRAGTFPVGASKSSKKVTRAASKHFIYKDGCLWRAYRGRLLRVVRSDEEVREILVRYHDNNNHAGRTRTVREIMLMYYWVGVTEVVKTWINACAVCRSRGPAEPPDPPVSFCLAYGCDASSYVYPDLSFHKFPKEAERRRRWLAVAQRDEGSLRTTSCLCSRHFEPSCFTLSEEGQPTLSPDAVPTIIPVTVQEEEVPIPSDEDFLNSNTLEDLLSTAAAAAAAETTDPPEPTFYCPGTPVELQEHQYCLPAPDPYSREVQRVVEDNSRKTVIEPSFTAYNQIARYLSHRELPMQSKKARGSLKRMAKRFALMDGVLMYTRVSPPLRVPRSREEVNSILQRFHDNQGHYGQGICQQQIAKRFYWANMTRDLARWISSCHTCLNRTKRKWLRCSVHSCTNCCGPVERGLGLTFHKFPLDNAALLAQWLKAVGRPNWHPRLRSSVCSAHFTEDCFNRSGDKVTIHPDAVPTLLVHGDSATSSRGPTQPSAGEEAYFAKYDAVELYLSKRTYPPGLSYVEKNTFRRFCKKFTIKDDVLHMVRGDQVRLVLRSRQQVEVALVDYHNELNHLNINKCLRLLNERYFWKTMKSDVAQWIDSCSQCSRKKRRKPDNQTEPGGSESLREALRSPQLPSDVDSGKDDDDDTNDGEGDGRDVDEGGGSVADEERQPPTNSESRAPVAPINPQPRIPILLHLRTPINLQPRIPIILQPRTPNVPFVARVWSVKRGTLPQSDVQKETNRPDTQPENQISLQVQVETPLEEQTQPEDLSVSQGSARTHHCVKAQDITKPPTKSHPALELPEKPKCPQAANKQNQLPSQGRGLTTQNQTLSHGSVQHPVKRKRNLEAASSAKRSSTCGMEPVVAPSTKPWPVFTIAGSAPAQTAKPLSKVDSSASSRRPGTLQARTVIQQCSKAKVKIKPGMNGADAQWVEIQEGMVVYVCFFQGATEDVIHEMASSLMTTKFFRKDTGHTVSVIDLPGSVLFIPQDSLLGEPVPKRRMQYRGGCELWWGAQLFSNLVSACRELMSASVKCTKAGVKVEEGVYGQKQEMELSSVEPLTLLLEF, from the exons ATGCCTtcttttgaccttttgaataagGTGGAGCTGTTTATGCGGGCAGGAACGTTTCCTGTAGGTGCATCCAAGAGCTCAAAGAAAGTGACCAGAGCTGCCAGcaaacactttatttataaag ATGGCTGCTTGTGGCGGGCCTATCGAGGCCGCCTCCTCCGCGTTGTCAGGAGCGATGAGGAAGTGAGGGAGATCCTGGTCCGTTACcatgacaacaacaaccacGCTGGCCGGACCCGGACAGTAAGGGAGATAATG TTGATGTATTACTGGGTCGGAGTGACAGAGGTGGTGAAGACCTGGATCAACGCTTGTGCTGTTTGTCGGAGCCGAGGTCCTGCTGAACCGCCTGATCCGCCTGTCAGCTTCTGCCTGGCCTACGGCTGCGATGCCTCCAGCTACGTTTACCCTGACCTCAGCTTCCACAA GTTTCCAAAGGAGGCAGAGCGACGGCGAAGGTGGCTGGCGGTGGCTCAGAGAGATGAAGGCTCACTTCGCACTACCTCCTGCCTCTGCTCCAGACACTTTGAGCCGTCCTGTTTCACGCTGAGTGAGGAGGGTCAGCCGACTCTATCCCCAGACGCCGTACCCACCATCATCCCTGTGACAGtgcaggaggaagag GTTCCCATCCCTTCAGATGAGGACTTCCTCAATTCCAACACCCTGGAAGACCTCCTGTCCAcagctgctgccgctgctgctgcagaaaccACAGACCCTCCTGAGCCAACCTTCTATTGCCCTGGGACACCTGTAGAGCTGCAGGAGCACCAGTACTGCCTCCCAGCTCCTGATCCGTACTCCAGGGAGGTCCAGAGGGTGGTGGAGGACAACAGCAGGAAGACCGTCATTGAGCCAAGCTTCACTGCTTACAACCAGATTGCCAG GTATCTGAGTCATAGGGAGTTACCGATGCAAAGCAAGAAAGCCAGAGGTTCTTTAAAAAGGATGGCCAAGCGCTTTGCTCTGATGG ATGGAGTCCTGATGTACACAcgagtctctcctcctctcagagTGCCGCGCAGCAGAGAGGAG GTGAACTCGATCCTGCAGCGGTTCCATGACAACCAGGGTCACTACGGCCAGGGGATCTGCCAGCAACAGATCGCAAAGCGCTTCTACTGGGCCAACATGACCCGAGACCTGGCCCGCTGGATCTCCAGCTGCCACACCTGCCTCAACAGAACCAAGAGGAAGTGGCTCCGCTGCAGCGTCCACTCCTGCACCAACTGCTGTGGACCGGTGGAGAGAGGCCTGGGCCTCACCTTCCATAA GTTTCCTCTTGACAACGCGGCCCTGCTGGCTCAGTGGTTGAAGGCTGTTGGTCGCCCTAACTGGCATCCTCGTCTCCGCTCATCAGTTTGTTCGGCCCATTTCACAGAGGACTGCTTCAACCGCAGCGGGGATAAGGTCACCATCCATCCAGACGCCGTGCCCACACTCTTGGTCCACGGCGACTCAGCG ACTTCATCGAGAGGTCCGACTCAGCCGTCTGCCGGAGAGGAG GCCTATTTTGCGAAGTACGATGCCGTGGAGCTCTACCTGAGCAAACGCACCTATCCCCCTGGCCTGAGCTATGTAGAGAAGAACACCTTCAGGAGGTTTTGCAAGAAGTTTACCATTAAAG ACGACGTGCTCCACATGGTGAGGGGAGACCAAGTGCGTCTGGTTCTGAGGAGCAGGCAGCAAGTTGAAGTCGCCCTGGTGGATTATCACAACGagctgaaccacctcaacatcaACAAATGTCTCAGACTGCTCAACGAGAG GTACTTCTGGAAAACCATGAAATCTGATGTGGCTCAGTGGATCGACAGCTGCTCGCAGTGCAGcaggaagaaaaggaggaaacCAGATAACCAAACAGAACCAGGAGGATCAGAGTCACTTCGGGAGGCGCTGAGATCCCCTCAGTTACCCAGTGATGTAGACAG TGGGAAGGATGACGATGATGACACCAATGACGGCGAAGGTGATGGTCGGGATGTTGATGAAGGTGGTGGGAGTGTTGCTGATGAAGAAAGACAACCACCAACAAATTCAGAGAGCAGAGCG CCTGTAGCTCCCATCAACCCTCAGCCAAGAATCCCCATCCTCCTTCATCTAAGAACCCCCATCAACCTCCAGCCCAGAATTCCCATAATCCTCCAGCCAAGGACTCCCAACGTCCCCTTTGTGGCCAGAGTCTGGTCTGTCAAAAGAGGAACCCTGCCACAGTCTGACGTCCAGAAGGAAACAAACCGCCCCGACACTCAGCCTGAGAACCAGATCAGCCTCCAGGTTCAAGTGGAAACTCCACTAGAAGAGCAGACGCAACCTGAGGACCTCAGTGTCTCTCAGGGCAGTGCCAGAACACATCACTGTGTCAAAGCCCAGGACATAACCAAACCTCCTACAAAGTCACATCCTGCACTTGAGCTCCCAGAAAAACCCAAATGCCCACAAGCTGCAAACAAGCAAAATCAACTTCCAAGTCAAGGCAGAGGGCTGACAACCCAGAACCAAACCCTGAGTCATGGCAGCGTCCAGCACCcagtgaagagaaagagaaacctGGAGGCTGCGTCGTCGGCTAAGAGGAGCTCCACTTGTGGCATGGAGCCTGTGGTGGCACCAAGCACCAAACCCTGGCCTGTCTTCACCATCGCTGGCTCTGCCCCAGCACAGACAGCAAAACCCCTCTCCAAAGTGGACAG ctctGCTTCCTCGCGGAGGCCCGGGACACTACAGGCCCGGACGGTCATCCAGCAGTGCAGTAAGGCGAAGGTTAAGATCAAACCAGGCATGAATGGGGCTGACGCTCAGTGGGTGGAG ATCCAGGAGGGAATGGTTGTGTACGTGTGCTTCTTCCAGGGAGCCACCGAGGACGTCATTCATGAGATGG CCAGCAGTCTGATGACCACCAAATTTTTCAGAAAAGACACCGGGCACACGGTTTCCGTCATCGACCTTCCCGGGAGTGTTTTATTTATCCCCCAGGACTCCCTGCTCGGGGAGCCGGTTCCCAAGAGAAGGATGCAGTACAGAGGGGGGTGTGAGCTGTGGTGGGGCGCCCAGCTCTTCTCAAACCTGGTGTCCGCCTGCAGGGAGTTAATGTCTGCATCTGTGAAGTGCACAAAGGCAGGCgtgaaggtggaggagggagtctacggacagaaacaggagatgGAGCTGAGCTCTGTGGAGCCGCTGACGCTCCTGCTGGAGTTCTGA
- the LOC126401395 gene encoding uncharacterized protein LOC126401395 translates to MEELPQLPPEVWVYVFSYLTTEEKHTVRAGCRHLRRLIDHPSLWRDYTVVLSDLRRYTYGFWDTLRHRKLTRVAVRHLRRKEWRRLVRFLPTLTAIVFVDGGRLYKEKYLDNLSRFPDLRDLGVRNATWDEPMLGSSLSTQLLERLTHLSVCNVRLPCTVEFINTVSQLVNLRYLLFHQQGEGYGLDTVRPVPCSVFHNLMLSLKKLKHLSWGMRGEPPEPLPDDYLSPPDPDHPGASRYGGPALTTLELVDYPETILPENALRSLTSLRSLTVRYRYIREGIECRLTSWLSPLQQLETLTIIGGNSLATYTTTIPSSVTRLTLRVAITLKDMDSIAPKVPALEHLDIEQNRSSGSLCRRIPMLFPQLRTLRIRFFRREPEKDLLSLHRLRHLVQLELLVERSFILRDYLNGHPWPSPCVQELINQLRELSENRITVITTMRQRNPLRECDCVWEGD, encoded by the exons ATGGAGGAGCTGCCGCAGCTTCCACCTGAAGTTTGGGTCTACGTGTTCAGCTACTTGACCACGGAGGAGAAGCACACGGTCCGCGCCGGCTGCAGGCACCTGAGGAGGCTCATCGACCACCCGTCCCTGTGGAGGGACTACACGGTGGTGCTGTCCGACCTCCGCCGCTACACCTACGGCTTCTGGGACACCCTGCGCCATCGCAAGCTCACCCGGGTGGCGGTGCGGCACCTGCGGCGCAAAGAGTGGCGACGGCTCGTCAGGTTTCTGCCGACCCTCACCGCCATCGTGTTCGTGGACGGGGGGCGGCTGTACAAGGAGAAATACCTGGACAACTTGTCCCGGTTCCCGGACTTGAGGGACCTCGGGGTGCGCAATGCCACCTGGGACGAGCCGATGCTCGGGAGCAGCCTGAGCACGCAGCTGCTCGAGAGGCTGACTCACCTGAGCGTGTGTAACGTCCGGCTGCCCTGCACTGTGGAGTTTATTAACACCGTGTCGCAGCTGGTCAACCTGCGGTACCTGCTCTTCCACCAGCAGGGGGAGGGCTACGGGCTGGACACGGTGAGGCCGGTGCCCTGCAGCGTCTTCCACAACCTCATGCTGAGCCTCAAGAAGCTGAAGCACCTGTCCTGGGGGATGAGGGGGGAGCCGCCGGAGCCGTTGCCCGACGACTACCTCAGCCCCCCGGACCCAGACCACCCAG GAGCGTCTCGGTACGGCGGCCCGGCGCTGACCACTTTAGAGTTGGTGGATTACCCAGAAACCATCCTGCCAGAGAACGCACTGAGGAGCCTGACCTCGCTTAGGTCGCTAACTGTCCGCTACAGGTACATCAGAGAGGGCATCGAGTGCCGCCTCACCTCCTGGCTGAGTCCCCTCCAACAGCTGGAGACACTCACCATCATCG GTGGGAACTCTCTCGCTACCTACACGACCACCATCCCCTCCAGTGTGACCAGGCTGACGCTGCGTGTGGCCATAACTCTGAAAGACATGGACTCCATCGCACCTAAAGTCCCGGCACTTGAGCACCTCGACATCGAGCAGAACCGCTCCAGTGGCAGCCTCTGTAGACGGATCCCTATGTTGTTTCCTCAGCTCAGGACGCTCAGGATACg ATTTTTCCGCAGAGAACCAGAGAAGGACCTGCTGAGCCTCCACCGGCTGCGGCACCTGGTgcagctggagctgctggtggAGCGCTCCTTCATCCTGAGGGATTACCTGAACGGTCACCCCTGGCCCAGCCCCTGCGTACAGGAGCTCATCAACCAGCTGCGAGAGCTGTCCGAGAACAGGATCACTGTCATCACGACGATGCGCCAGCGAAATCCGCTGCGagaatgtgactgtgtgtgggAGGGCGACTGA